One Electrophorus electricus isolate fEleEle1 chromosome 13, fEleEle1.pri, whole genome shotgun sequence DNA segment encodes these proteins:
- the rps6ka5 gene encoding ribosomal protein S6 kinase alpha-5 isoform X2, which translates to MPSSREGLSGEGEVVTVKHELTNANLTGHVERVGIENFELLKVLGTGDYVNGGELFTHLVQRVRFKEQEVALYSGEIALALEHLHQLGIVYRDLKLENILLDSNGHVVLTDFGLSKEFDEVERAYSVCGTIEYMAPEIVEGGEYGHNKAVDWWSLGVLMYELMTGGSPFTVDGDENSHSDIAKRILKKDPPYPKDMGPLARDIIQRLLIKDPKKRLGSGLSGAQNVKSHPFYQKINWEDLAAKNVPAPFKPVIRDELDVSNFAEEFTEMDPTYSPAALPQNCDRIFQGYSFIAPSILFKRNVVMDEPAQLCGGADRPGAAAVARCAMMKDSPFYMNYEMDLKEVALGEGSFSICRQCTHKKSEQKYAVKIVSKRMEAQTKKEIAALKLCDGHPNIVKLHEIYHDQLHTYLVLELLRGGELLERIRRKQHFSETEASRIMRRLVSAVSHMHDVGVVHRDLKPENLLFTDESESSEIKVIDFGFARLKPPDDQLLKTPCFTLQYAAPEILTYDGYDESCDLWSLGVILYTMLSGQVPFQCQEKSLTRTSAEEIMKKIKQGDFSFQGEAWKNVSQQAKELIQELLTVDPTKRLKMCELRYNAWLQDDSQLSSNPLMTPDILGTSTASVHTCVKVTFNAFNKCKREGFRLQTVDKAPLAKRRKMKKTSTSTETRSSSSESTHSSSSSSQSQEKTPPGSGTPALPLLSIHTPLPPGPDDEPSQSQPRSAFHFSE; encoded by the exons ATGCCGTCTTCGAGGGAAGGCTTATCCGGAGAAGGTGAAGTGGTCACTGTGAAACATGAACTTACAAACG CTAACCTGACGGGCCACGTGGAGCGCGTGGGCATCGAGAACTTTGAGCTGTTGAAGGTCCTGGGCACAGGAG ACTATGTGAATGGGGGAGAGCTCTTCACACACTTGGTGCAAAGGGTCCGCTTCAAAGAGCAAGAGGTTGCTTTGTACAGCGGAGAGATCGCACTGGCGCTCGAGCACTTGCACCAG CTGGGGATTGTCTACAGAGACCTAAAACTGGAGAACATTCTCCTAGACTCAAATGGACACGTCGTCTTAACGGACTTCGGGCTTAGCAAAGAGTTTGACGAG GTAGAGAGGGCTTATTCCGTCTGCGGCACAATAGAGTATATGGCCCCTGAGATCGTAGAAGGAGGGGAATATGGACACAACAAG GCCGTGGACTGGTGGAGTCTGGGAGTTCTGATGTATGAGCTCATGACCGGTGGATCGCCTTTCACTGTGGATGGAGATGAGAACTCCCACTCTGACATAGCCAA GAGAATCCTGAAGAAGGATCCTCCATACCCCAAGGACATGGGGCCGCTGGCCAGAGACATCATTCAGCGGCTCCTCATTAAAGATCCAAAGAAAAGGCTGGGCTCGGGGCTCTCAGGGGCCCAGAATGTGAAGAGCCACCCATTTTACCag AAAATTAACTGGGAGGATTTGGCTGCCAAGAATGTCCCGGCTCCCTTTAAGCCAGTCATCCGGGATGAGCTGGACGTGAGTAACTTTGCGGAGGAATTCACAGAAATGGACCCCACATACTCCCCTGCTGCACTCCCACAGAACTGCGACCGCATCTTCCAG GGCTACTCCTTCATAGCTCCCTCCATCCTTTTTAAGAGGAATGTGGTGATGGATGAACCTGCCCAGCTGTGTGGCGGAGCAGACAGGCCCGGGGCTGCTGCAGTCGCACGCTGCGCCATGATGAAG GACTCCCCCTTCTACATGAACTACGAGATGGACCTCAAGGAGGTGGCACTCGGGGAAGGCAGCTTCTCCATCTGCAGGCAGTGCACACACAAGAAGAGTGAACAGAAATATGCAGTAAAGATTGTTAGCAAAAG AATGGAGGCCCAGACCAAGAAAGAGATAGCTGCTCTCAAGCTGTGTGATGGACACCCCAACATAGTCAAGCTGCATGAAATCTACCATGACCAA CTGCATACGTATCTGGTCCTGGAGCTGCTGCGTGGGGGTGAGCTCCTCGAGCGGATCCGGAGGAAGCAGCACTTCAGCGAGACGGAGGCAAGCCGCATCATGCGCAGGCTGGTGTCTGCCGTCAGCCACATGCACGACGTGGGCGTGGTTCACAGAGACCTGAAACCCGAG AACCTGCTGTTCACCGACGAGAGCGAGAGCTCCGAGATCAAGGTCATCGACTTCGGCTTTGCTCGTCTCAAACCGCCCGACGACCAGCTCCTGAAGACGCCCTGCTTCACCCTGCAGTACGCCGCCCCCGAGATCCTCACATACGACGGCTACGACGAGTCCTGTGACCTCTGGAGTCTGGGCGTCATACTG TACACCATGCTGTCCGGTCAGGTGCCCTTCCAGTGTCAGGAGAAGAGTCTGACCCGCACCAGTGCCGAGGAGATCATGAAGAAGATCAAGCAAGGAGACTTCTCCTTCCAGGGGGAGGCCTGGAAGAACGTGTCCCAGCAGGCTAAGGAGCTCATTCAGG AGCTCCTGACGGTGGACCCTACCAAGCGGCTAAAGATGTGCGAGTTGCGCTACAATGCCTGGCTGCAGGATGACAGCCAGCTCTCCTCTAACCCCCTCATGACCCCCGATATCCTGGGCACGTCCACCGCCTCTGTGCACACCTGCGTCAAAGTCACCTTCAAC GCCTTCAACAAGTGCAAGCGCGAGGGCTTCCGGCTGCAGACGGTGGACAAGGCCCCTCTGGCCAAGCGcaggaagatgaagaagacGAGCACGAGCACAGAGACGCGCAGCAGCTCCAGCGagagcacacactcctcctcctcgtcctcgcAGTCTCAGGAGAAGACCCCACCCGGCAGCGGGACGCCCGCCTTGCCGCTGCTGTCCATCCACACGCCCCTCCCGCCGGGCCCCGACGACGAGCCGTCGCAGAGCCAGCCCCGCTCCGCCTTCCACTTTTCCGAGTGA
- the rps6ka5 gene encoding ribosomal protein S6 kinase alpha-5 isoform X1, whose translation MPSSREGLSGEGEVVTVKHELTNANLTGHVERVGIENFELLKVLGTGAYGKVFLVRKVSGHDSGKLYAMKVLKKATIVQKAKTAEHTRTERQVLEHIRQSPFLVTLHYAFQTDTKLHLILDYVNGGELFTHLVQRVRFKEQEVALYSGEIALALEHLHQLGIVYRDLKLENILLDSNGHVVLTDFGLSKEFDEVERAYSVCGTIEYMAPEIVEGGEYGHNKAVDWWSLGVLMYELMTGGSPFTVDGDENSHSDIAKRILKKDPPYPKDMGPLARDIIQRLLIKDPKKRLGSGLSGAQNVKSHPFYQKINWEDLAAKNVPAPFKPVIRDELDVSNFAEEFTEMDPTYSPAALPQNCDRIFQGYSFIAPSILFKRNVVMDEPAQLCGGADRPGAAAVARCAMMKDSPFYMNYEMDLKEVALGEGSFSICRQCTHKKSEQKYAVKIVSKRMEAQTKKEIAALKLCDGHPNIVKLHEIYHDQLHTYLVLELLRGGELLERIRRKQHFSETEASRIMRRLVSAVSHMHDVGVVHRDLKPENLLFTDESESSEIKVIDFGFARLKPPDDQLLKTPCFTLQYAAPEILTYDGYDESCDLWSLGVILYTMLSGQVPFQCQEKSLTRTSAEEIMKKIKQGDFSFQGEAWKNVSQQAKELIQELLTVDPTKRLKMCELRYNAWLQDDSQLSSNPLMTPDILGTSTASVHTCVKVTFNAFNKCKREGFRLQTVDKAPLAKRRKMKKTSTSTETRSSSSESTHSSSSSSQSQEKTPPGSGTPALPLLSIHTPLPPGPDDEPSQSQPRSAFHFSE comes from the exons ATGCCGTCTTCGAGGGAAGGCTTATCCGGAGAAGGTGAAGTGGTCACTGTGAAACATGAACTTACAAACG CTAACCTGACGGGCCACGTGGAGCGCGTGGGCATCGAGAACTTTGAGCTGTTGAAGGTCCTGGGCACAGGAG CCTACGGCAAGGTGTTCCTGGTACGCAAGGTGAGCGGACACGACTCAGGTAAGCTGTATGCCATGAAGGTGCTGAAGAAAGCCACCATCGTGCAGAAGGCTAAGACGGCCgagcacacgcgcacagagaGGCAGGTCCTGGAGCACATCAGGCAGTCCCCGTTCCTCGTCACCCTGCACTACGCCTTCCAGACAGATACCAAGCTGCACCTCATCCTGG ACTATGTGAATGGGGGAGAGCTCTTCACACACTTGGTGCAAAGGGTCCGCTTCAAAGAGCAAGAGGTTGCTTTGTACAGCGGAGAGATCGCACTGGCGCTCGAGCACTTGCACCAG CTGGGGATTGTCTACAGAGACCTAAAACTGGAGAACATTCTCCTAGACTCAAATGGACACGTCGTCTTAACGGACTTCGGGCTTAGCAAAGAGTTTGACGAG GTAGAGAGGGCTTATTCCGTCTGCGGCACAATAGAGTATATGGCCCCTGAGATCGTAGAAGGAGGGGAATATGGACACAACAAG GCCGTGGACTGGTGGAGTCTGGGAGTTCTGATGTATGAGCTCATGACCGGTGGATCGCCTTTCACTGTGGATGGAGATGAGAACTCCCACTCTGACATAGCCAA GAGAATCCTGAAGAAGGATCCTCCATACCCCAAGGACATGGGGCCGCTGGCCAGAGACATCATTCAGCGGCTCCTCATTAAAGATCCAAAGAAAAGGCTGGGCTCGGGGCTCTCAGGGGCCCAGAATGTGAAGAGCCACCCATTTTACCag AAAATTAACTGGGAGGATTTGGCTGCCAAGAATGTCCCGGCTCCCTTTAAGCCAGTCATCCGGGATGAGCTGGACGTGAGTAACTTTGCGGAGGAATTCACAGAAATGGACCCCACATACTCCCCTGCTGCACTCCCACAGAACTGCGACCGCATCTTCCAG GGCTACTCCTTCATAGCTCCCTCCATCCTTTTTAAGAGGAATGTGGTGATGGATGAACCTGCCCAGCTGTGTGGCGGAGCAGACAGGCCCGGGGCTGCTGCAGTCGCACGCTGCGCCATGATGAAG GACTCCCCCTTCTACATGAACTACGAGATGGACCTCAAGGAGGTGGCACTCGGGGAAGGCAGCTTCTCCATCTGCAGGCAGTGCACACACAAGAAGAGTGAACAGAAATATGCAGTAAAGATTGTTAGCAAAAG AATGGAGGCCCAGACCAAGAAAGAGATAGCTGCTCTCAAGCTGTGTGATGGACACCCCAACATAGTCAAGCTGCATGAAATCTACCATGACCAA CTGCATACGTATCTGGTCCTGGAGCTGCTGCGTGGGGGTGAGCTCCTCGAGCGGATCCGGAGGAAGCAGCACTTCAGCGAGACGGAGGCAAGCCGCATCATGCGCAGGCTGGTGTCTGCCGTCAGCCACATGCACGACGTGGGCGTGGTTCACAGAGACCTGAAACCCGAG AACCTGCTGTTCACCGACGAGAGCGAGAGCTCCGAGATCAAGGTCATCGACTTCGGCTTTGCTCGTCTCAAACCGCCCGACGACCAGCTCCTGAAGACGCCCTGCTTCACCCTGCAGTACGCCGCCCCCGAGATCCTCACATACGACGGCTACGACGAGTCCTGTGACCTCTGGAGTCTGGGCGTCATACTG TACACCATGCTGTCCGGTCAGGTGCCCTTCCAGTGTCAGGAGAAGAGTCTGACCCGCACCAGTGCCGAGGAGATCATGAAGAAGATCAAGCAAGGAGACTTCTCCTTCCAGGGGGAGGCCTGGAAGAACGTGTCCCAGCAGGCTAAGGAGCTCATTCAGG AGCTCCTGACGGTGGACCCTACCAAGCGGCTAAAGATGTGCGAGTTGCGCTACAATGCCTGGCTGCAGGATGACAGCCAGCTCTCCTCTAACCCCCTCATGACCCCCGATATCCTGGGCACGTCCACCGCCTCTGTGCACACCTGCGTCAAAGTCACCTTCAAC GCCTTCAACAAGTGCAAGCGCGAGGGCTTCCGGCTGCAGACGGTGGACAAGGCCCCTCTGGCCAAGCGcaggaagatgaagaagacGAGCACGAGCACAGAGACGCGCAGCAGCTCCAGCGagagcacacactcctcctcctcgtcctcgcAGTCTCAGGAGAAGACCCCACCCGGCAGCGGGACGCCCGCCTTGCCGCTGCTGTCCATCCACACGCCCCTCCCGCCGGGCCCCGACGACGAGCCGTCGCAGAGCCAGCCCCGCTCCGCCTTCCACTTTTCCGAGTGA